From the genome of Pseudomonas sp. AB6, one region includes:
- a CDS encoding cytochrome-c peroxidase, giving the protein MRFIAFLALLLSPYLPAISAQLDEPLKPLPDVQVHNPARVELGRQLFNEKRLSGNNSMACASCHQLKRGGADDVPFSIGLDGKPMGINTPTVLNASLNFRQFWNGRADSLEAQVDEFIRSPVAMGNTWEAVIHTLSHNPDYSSAFSRAYPDGLTAANVQNALATYERTLLTPNSRFDRYLKGETDILTQEEKYGYQRFKQYGCIACHQGVNIGGNMYQKFGVLGDYISNRGHPTEVDLGRYSVTKDEADRNVFKVPSLRNVALTAPYFHDGSAKTLDEAVAVMFRYQVGRTPSELDKSLIVQFLKTLTGELAGKPL; this is encoded by the coding sequence TTGCGCTTTATTGCGTTTCTGGCGCTGCTGCTCAGTCCTTATCTTCCAGCAATTTCAGCACAGCTTGATGAACCGCTGAAGCCTTTGCCGGATGTGCAGGTGCACAACCCTGCTCGGGTCGAGTTGGGTCGTCAGCTGTTCAACGAAAAGCGTCTATCGGGGAACAACTCCATGGCCTGCGCCAGTTGCCATCAGCTGAAAAGAGGTGGCGCCGACGACGTACCGTTTTCTATTGGCTTGGATGGCAAACCGATGGGCATCAATACGCCGACGGTATTGAATGCGAGCCTCAATTTCAGGCAATTCTGGAATGGTCGCGCCGACTCTCTGGAGGCGCAGGTTGACGAGTTCATTCGAAGTCCCGTGGCGATGGGAAACACATGGGAGGCCGTTATCCATACCCTTTCCCACAACCCTGATTACAGCTCAGCGTTTAGCCGCGCATATCCGGACGGACTTACTGCCGCCAACGTACAAAACGCTTTAGCCACCTATGAACGAACACTGCTAACCCCTAATTCGCGCTTTGATCGTTATTTGAAGGGTGAGACGGACATCCTGACTCAGGAAGAAAAATACGGTTACCAACGCTTCAAGCAATACGGCTGCATCGCCTGCCATCAAGGCGTCAATATTGGCGGCAATATGTACCAGAAATTTGGCGTGCTGGGCGATTACATCAGCAACAGGGGCCATCCAACGGAGGTCGATCTGGGGCGGTATTCAGTAACTAAAGATGAAGCTGACCGTAACGTCTTTAAAGTCCCCAGCCTACGCAACGTGGCTCTGACGGCTCCCTACTTTCACGACGGATCAGCAAAAACGTTAGATGAGGCCGTTGCGGTGATGTTCAGATATCAGGTGGGGCGTACCCCCTCAGAGCTGGATAAAAGCCTGATTGTTCAGTTCCTGAAAACCTTGACCGGCGAGTTGGCGGGTAAACCTTTATGA
- a CDS encoding DAHL domain-containing protein, with protein MKLSRRFISLLLGALTLILASILLFLYVKSSTDNTTNYIESRDLISQIKQLDAQWETAILEARITANQNYDTLVEPLNGINQLWGQFVLMELGYPRHTVNSWRDGRDAYVDAMTEKTRLVEQFKSHNAILRNSLAFLPLDEDDIQFQLQQLDRSAPLLQPTLTDMYDLLLDCLEFSQVISDEKAADIQVGLNRLEIDKERLPLKLHLPLEILLSHVRLILREQPVVNDLVERIGAVPVAARLDDINSLLNGYQEQAIGVNRLYHLCLLILSALMFVLMLYLGIRLLRSYAEINRRINNTLHTANESLEQRVEERTRELKDTQSELFDTARQAGMAEIATNVLHNVGNVLNSVNISAELVTRTLASSKAIGLGKAVQLINEHAHDLGDFISHDPKGKLLPDYLNQLDQALVSEQQSITEELARLTRSVDHIKDIVSTQQSYAGITTLAESLNINDLLEDALRMNSGALTRHRVKVIKDFSNVPDIMADKHRLLLILINLISNAKYAMCNMDERSRNMTIGVKFIGNTILRISVRDEGEGILTENMTRIFAHGFTTRKEGHGFGLHSCALAAIEMKGRLSAHSDGPGKGATFVLDLPLNIAVDER; from the coding sequence ATGAAGCTGTCCCGCCGATTTATATCGCTGCTATTGGGCGCTTTGACGCTGATCCTTGCATCGATTCTGCTTTTCCTCTACGTCAAATCCAGTACCGACAACACCACAAACTATATTGAGTCACGGGATCTGATTAGCCAGATCAAGCAACTGGACGCGCAATGGGAAACCGCAATTCTTGAAGCACGAATTACTGCTAATCAAAACTACGACACACTGGTCGAACCGCTCAATGGCATAAACCAACTCTGGGGACAGTTCGTCCTTATGGAGTTGGGCTATCCACGTCATACCGTAAATAGTTGGCGCGATGGACGTGACGCTTACGTGGACGCGATGACTGAAAAAACTCGACTGGTGGAGCAGTTCAAATCGCATAACGCGATTTTACGCAACTCGTTAGCCTTCTTACCCTTGGATGAGGACGACATCCAGTTTCAACTTCAGCAACTGGACAGGAGCGCGCCGCTGCTGCAACCCACCTTGACGGACATGTACGATTTGCTGCTCGATTGTCTTGAGTTTTCCCAGGTAATTTCTGACGAAAAAGCGGCCGATATTCAGGTGGGACTTAACCGACTGGAGATAGACAAAGAACGCTTACCACTCAAACTGCACTTACCGCTGGAGATCCTGCTCAGTCATGTGCGGTTGATCCTGCGTGAACAACCAGTGGTCAATGATCTGGTAGAGCGTATCGGCGCAGTTCCGGTCGCGGCACGCCTGGATGACATAAACAGCCTCCTCAACGGTTATCAGGAGCAAGCCATCGGAGTTAATCGGTTGTATCACCTCTGCTTGTTGATTCTGTCCGCACTGATGTTCGTCTTGATGCTGTATTTGGGAATTCGTCTTTTGCGCAGTTACGCCGAGATCAACCGCCGCATCAATAACACCTTGCACACAGCCAATGAAAGTCTTGAGCAACGAGTGGAAGAGCGTACGCGGGAATTGAAAGACACCCAAAGCGAGTTATTCGATACCGCGCGCCAGGCTGGCATGGCTGAAATTGCCACCAACGTGCTGCATAACGTCGGGAACGTGCTGAACAGCGTGAATATTTCAGCTGAACTGGTCACTCGTACCCTGGCTAGCAGCAAGGCCATCGGCTTAGGCAAAGCGGTGCAATTGATCAACGAGCACGCCCATGACCTCGGTGATTTCATCAGCCACGACCCTAAGGGGAAGCTGCTTCCTGATTACCTCAACCAATTAGACCAAGCCTTGGTCTCAGAGCAGCAGAGCATCACCGAGGAGTTGGCGCGACTGACCCGCAGCGTTGATCACATCAAGGACATCGTTTCGACTCAGCAGTCGTACGCGGGTATCACTACCCTTGCCGAAAGCCTCAATATCAACGATCTGCTAGAAGACGCCCTGCGTATGAACTCAGGCGCGTTGACTCGTCACCGCGTCAAGGTGATCAAGGACTTCAGCAATGTTCCGGATATCATGGCCGACAAACACCGCCTTTTGCTGATCTTGATCAACCTGATCAGTAACGCTAAATATGCGATGTGCAACATGGATGAGCGCTCCAGGAACATGACCATCGGCGTCAAATTCATCGGCAACACAATCTTGCGAATCAGCGTAAGGGATGAAGGCGAAGGCATTCTTACCGAAAACATGACGCGAATTTTCGCCCATGGATTTACCACACGCAAAGAGGGCCATGGCTTTGGCTTGCACAGCTGCGCCCTGGCCGCTATAGAAATGAAAGGTCGCCTCAGTGCCCACAGCGACGGTCCGGGCAAAGGCGCAACATTCGTCCTTGACCTACCGTTGAACATTGCTGTTGATGAGCGCTAA
- a CDS encoding LysR family transcriptional regulator, with amino-acid sequence MDLFQSMTVYVKVVEAGSMTAAAQQCSMSTTMVGNHLRALEQRLGVSLLKRSTRRQSLTEFGSAYYQRCLEVLGLVADSERLAEQAQGVPSGLLRITAPPAFGVECLAPAMSGFVQRFPEVKLDVELNNQILDLIDGGFDAAIRLGTLEPSGLIARPLQDYTLTICASAAYLQRRGTPLKPRDLEDHDCLAFAYPAGDEWRSAAKQWSLKGAQGQEVVPVSGPMAINSTPGLRQAALAGMGVVMMPDMLVRQDLRDGRLVALLQDYQLPRRPMHLVYAQDRYRLPKLRSFVDYALELWGREG; translated from the coding sequence ATGGACCTGTTCCAGTCGATGACGGTGTATGTAAAAGTGGTGGAGGCGGGCAGTATGACTGCCGCCGCGCAGCAGTGCTCAATGTCCACCACCATGGTTGGTAATCACCTGCGCGCATTGGAGCAGCGCCTCGGGGTCAGCTTGCTCAAACGCAGCACCCGACGTCAAAGCCTCACCGAGTTTGGCAGTGCTTATTACCAACGCTGCCTCGAAGTGTTGGGATTAGTAGCCGACTCTGAACGCTTGGCTGAACAAGCGCAGGGCGTGCCCAGTGGGCTATTGCGGATTACCGCGCCGCCAGCCTTTGGCGTCGAGTGCTTGGCACCGGCGATGAGCGGGTTTGTACAGCGCTTTCCGGAGGTCAAGCTGGACGTGGAATTGAACAATCAGATCCTCGATCTTATTGATGGCGGGTTCGACGCGGCGATACGTTTGGGTACGCTGGAGCCGTCTGGTCTTATTGCCCGTCCTTTGCAGGATTACACCCTGACCATTTGCGCCTCGGCTGCTTATCTTCAGCGTCGAGGTACGCCGCTTAAACCGCGGGATCTAGAGGATCACGATTGCCTGGCATTCGCTTACCCTGCGGGCGATGAATGGCGTTCCGCTGCGAAGCAATGGAGCTTGAAAGGTGCGCAGGGCCAGGAGGTGGTTCCGGTTTCCGGGCCTATGGCGATCAACAGCACGCCAGGTTTGCGCCAAGCGGCGCTCGCCGGGATGGGCGTGGTGATGATGCCCGATATGCTGGTCAGGCAAGACCTGCGCGACGGCAGACTGGTGGCATTGTTGCAGGATTACCAATTGCCGCGGCGCCCAATGCACCTGGTGTACGCGCAGGACCGTTACCGTTTGCCGAAACTCAGGAGTTTTGTCGACTACGCCTTGGAACTATGGGGGCGAGAAGGTTAG
- a CDS encoding aspartate aminotransferase family protein — translation MTAPCLMTTYQPLPISFTRGLGTRLWDQENREYLDAVAGVAVTNVGHSHPRIVAAISEQAGLLLHTSNLYTIDWQQRLAQKLTRLSGLDRVFFNNSGAEANETALKLARLHGWQKGIERPLIVVMDKAFHGRTLGTLSASDGPAVRLGFQTLPGDFIKVKFGDSAALEKIAEAYGDRITAVLIEPIQGEAGVQVAPAGYLQAVRDLCSRRGWLLVLDEIQTGIGRTGLMFAFEHERIVPDVLTLAKALGNGIPIGACLAREKVAQLFTPGSHGSTFGGNPLACRVGCTVLDIIEDQGLLKNAKRQGERLLAALRAELDDHPNVLAIRGLGLMIGIELATPFRELTLIAAREHGLLINVTRGQTIRLLPPLTINDDEVEMIVGGLVRLLH, via the coding sequence ATGACCGCCCCGTGCCTGATGACCACCTATCAACCCTTGCCGATCAGCTTTACCCGAGGTTTGGGAACTCGCTTGTGGGATCAGGAGAACCGTGAATACCTGGACGCTGTCGCTGGAGTCGCGGTAACCAATGTCGGTCACTCCCATCCACGCATTGTTGCCGCGATCAGCGAGCAGGCTGGCTTGCTGCTGCACACCTCTAACCTGTACACCATCGACTGGCAGCAGCGCCTGGCGCAAAAACTGACGCGACTGTCCGGGCTGGACCGGGTGTTTTTCAACAACTCAGGGGCTGAAGCCAATGAGACCGCACTGAAACTGGCGCGGCTACACGGGTGGCAAAAAGGCATTGAGCGACCGTTGATAGTGGTCATGGACAAGGCGTTTCACGGCAGGACGCTGGGCACGCTGTCGGCCAGCGACGGACCCGCTGTGCGCTTGGGTTTTCAAACGCTGCCAGGGGATTTTATCAAGGTCAAATTTGGCGACAGCGCAGCGCTAGAGAAAATCGCCGAGGCCTACGGTGACCGAATTACCGCCGTGTTAATAGAGCCCATTCAAGGTGAAGCCGGTGTGCAGGTAGCGCCCGCGGGTTACTTGCAAGCAGTTCGCGACCTCTGTAGCCGTCGTGGCTGGTTACTGGTGCTTGATGAAATCCAGACCGGCATCGGCCGAACCGGTCTGATGTTTGCTTTTGAGCATGAGCGCATCGTGCCAGATGTGCTGACCTTGGCCAAAGCGCTGGGCAACGGCATCCCCATCGGCGCCTGCCTCGCCCGGGAAAAAGTGGCACAACTGTTCACTCCCGGCAGCCACGGCAGCACGTTTGGTGGCAACCCGTTGGCCTGTCGGGTGGGCTGTACCGTGCTGGACATCATCGAAGACCAAGGGCTGTTGAAAAATGCGAAGCGTCAAGGCGAACGGCTGCTCGCCGCCTTGCGGGCCGAACTGGACGATCATCCGAACGTATTGGCGATACGCGGGTTAGGGTTGATGATCGGCATCGAACTCGCCACGCCGTTTAGGGAGTTGACCTTGATTGCCGCCCGTGAGCACGGGTTGTTGATCAATGTCACCCGAGGTCAAACGATTCGGTTATTGCCGCCGTTGACTATTAATGATGACGAAGTGGAGATGATTGTGGGTGGGCTAGTTCGGTTGTTGCATTGA